The Sphingomonas sp. So64.6b genome includes a region encoding these proteins:
- a CDS encoding multidrug efflux RND transporter permease subunit gives MKFPHFFIERPIFAAVLSILIVVFGIVAYPGLPVAQYPEIAPPTVVVSANYPGATAETLAETVAAPLEESINGVENMIYMSSSSTGDGAIAITVTFKQGVDVDQAQVLVQNRVSTAEPRLPEEVRQIGVTVRKNSPDILMVIALTSPDGSLSQQYISNYATTQLIDRLSRIQGIGGVRSFGGRDYNMRVWIDPDRASSRNLTVDEIIASIRAQNAQVAVGSVGQPPFNQGGTAFQLGIQTEGRLTTTDQFGEIIVKRDDQGRLTRLRDVARIELGAQDYGINAQLSGKPTTALGITQLPGSNALTTADAVKQEIAEASKSFPAGMSYSIPYNPTEYIEASIEAVYHTLIEAIILVALVVLLFLQSWRATIIPLIAVPVALVGSLAMLAVFGFSLNNLSLFGMVLAVGIVVDDAIVVVENIERLMEEKGLSPREAAHETMDEVSGALIAISLVLCGVFIPTSFIPGISGQFYQQFALTIVSAAVISAFVSLTLSPALAAMILKPKHENEPRAGWLGYPARFARGFNRGFNKLGEKFGKFTARAVRSLVLVGIVYVCLIGLAGWRFTATPTGFIPAQDQGYLIAVIQLPPGSSLQRTTEIMNKASAIARANPATQGTVEFAGLDGATFSNAPNAGAMFIPLKPHADRKNANIIAGEMRKAFGPLTGGNILVIPPPPVRGIGTGGGWKMLIEDRNNQGYKALEGAAFAMMMKANQAQGITSAFTTFNTRTPRLYADIDRERAEQLGVPVDSVFRTLGTYLGSTYINDFNFIGRTFRVTAQADAPYRDQISDVGHLKTRSAAGNMVPLDAVLTLRNDSGPYRVVRYNLYPSAELQGDTVPGFSSGQSLTTMATLAAQTLPKGMSFEWTELAYEQQQAGNTGALVFGLAVLFVFLLLAANYESLVLPLAVILIVPMCLLAAIVGVNIFGGDNNILTQIGLVVLIGLAAKNAILIVEFARQNEDAGMEMHKAAEHAAEQRLRPIVMTSIAFILGVLPLVIGTGPGAEMRQALGVAVFFGMIGVTTFGLLFTPSFYIISRKFGDWTSAKLRRKPKSEAELAPAPTPEGGAA, from the coding sequence GTGAAATTTCCCCATTTCTTCATCGAGCGGCCGATTTTCGCCGCCGTCCTGTCGATCCTGATCGTGGTGTTCGGGATCGTCGCCTATCCCGGCCTGCCGGTCGCGCAATATCCCGAGATCGCGCCGCCGACCGTGGTGGTCAGCGCCAATTATCCGGGTGCGACCGCCGAGACGCTGGCCGAAACCGTCGCCGCGCCGCTTGAGGAATCGATCAACGGCGTGGAGAATATGATCTACATGTCGTCCTCGTCGACGGGTGACGGCGCGATCGCCATCACCGTCACGTTCAAACAGGGCGTCGATGTCGATCAGGCGCAGGTCCTGGTGCAGAACCGCGTTTCGACCGCCGAGCCGCGCCTGCCCGAGGAAGTGCGCCAGATCGGCGTGACGGTGCGCAAGAATTCGCCCGACATATTGATGGTCATCGCACTGACCTCGCCCGACGGCTCGCTGTCGCAGCAATATATCTCCAACTATGCCACGACGCAGCTGATCGACCGGCTGTCGCGCATCCAGGGCATTGGTGGCGTGCGCTCGTTCGGCGGGCGCGATTATAATATGCGCGTGTGGATCGACCCCGACCGGGCATCGTCGCGCAACCTGACCGTCGATGAGATCATCGCTTCGATCCGCGCGCAGAACGCGCAAGTCGCGGTGGGATCGGTTGGGCAGCCACCGTTCAACCAGGGGGGTACCGCGTTCCAGCTTGGCATCCAGACCGAAGGCCGGCTGACCACCACCGATCAGTTCGGCGAGATCATCGTCAAGCGCGATGATCAGGGCCGGCTGACGCGGTTGCGCGATGTGGCACGGATTGAACTCGGCGCGCAGGATTACGGAATCAACGCGCAGTTGAGCGGCAAGCCGACCACCGCGCTTGGCATCACCCAATTGCCCGGATCGAACGCGCTGACCACGGCGGATGCGGTCAAACAGGAAATCGCCGAGGCAAGTAAATCCTTCCCGGCGGGGATGAGTTATTCGATTCCCTATAATCCGACCGAATATATCGAAGCGTCGATCGAGGCGGTGTATCATACGCTGATCGAGGCGATCATCCTCGTCGCGCTGGTCGTGTTGCTGTTCCTGCAAAGCTGGCGCGCGACGATCATCCCGCTGATCGCGGTGCCGGTCGCGCTGGTCGGGTCGCTGGCAATGCTCGCGGTATTCGGCTTCTCGCTCAACAACCTCTCGCTGTTCGGGATGGTGTTGGCGGTCGGCATCGTGGTCGATGATGCGATTGTCGTGGTCGAGAATATCGAGCGATTGATGGAGGAAAAGGGGCTCTCCCCACGCGAGGCCGCGCATGAAACGATGGACGAAGTATCGGGCGCGCTGATCGCGATCTCGCTGGTGTTGTGCGGCGTGTTCATTCCGACCAGTTTTATCCCGGGAATTTCCGGGCAATTCTATCAACAGTTCGCGCTGACCATCGTCTCCGCGGCAGTGATTTCCGCATTCGTGTCGCTGACCCTTTCGCCGGCGCTCGCCGCGATGATCCTGAAACCCAAGCATGAGAATGAACCGCGCGCGGGCTGGCTCGGCTACCCCGCGCGCTTCGCGCGGGGTTTCAATCGCGGCTTCAACAAACTCGGCGAGAAGTTCGGCAAATTCACCGCCCGCGCCGTGCGCTCGCTCGTGCTGGTCGGGATTGTCTATGTCTGCCTGATCGGGCTGGCCGGCTGGCGCTTTACCGCGACGCCGACCGGCTTCATCCCGGCGCAGGATCAGGGCTATCTGATCGCGGTGATTCAGTTGCCGCCGGGATCGTCGCTGCAGCGCACGACCGAGATCATGAACAAGGCCAGCGCGATCGCCCGCGCCAATCCGGCAACCCAGGGGACGGTCGAGTTTGCCGGCCTGGACGGCGCGACCTTCTCGAACGCGCCCAATGCCGGTGCGATGTTCATTCCATTGAAGCCGCATGCCGACCGCAAGAATGCGAATATAATCGCCGGCGAGATGCGCAAGGCATTCGGTCCGCTCACCGGTGGCAACATCCTGGTCATCCCGCCGCCGCCGGTGCGCGGGATCGGTACCGGCGGCGGCTGGAAAATGCTGATCGAGGATCGCAACAATCAGGGCTACAAGGCGCTTGAGGGCGCGGCGTTCGCGATGATGATGAAGGCCAACCAGGCGCAGGGTATCACCAGCGCCTTCACCACCTTCAACACGCGCACGCCGCGGCTCTATGCCGATATCGACCGCGAGCGCGCCGAACAGCTTGGCGTGCCGGTGGACAGCGTGTTCCGCACGCTCGGCACCTATCTCGGCTCGACCTATATCAACGACTTCAATTTCATCGGCCGCACCTTCCGTGTGACCGCGCAGGCCGATGCGCCGTACCGCGACCAGATCTCCGATGTCGGCCATCTCAAGACGCGCTCAGCGGCGGGCAATATGGTGCCGCTCGATGCGGTGCTGACGTTGAGGAACGACAGCGGGCCGTACCGCGTGGTGCGCTACAATCTCTATCCCTCGGCCGAGTTGCAGGGCGATACCGTGCCCGGCTTCTCGTCCGGACAGTCGCTCACCACCATGGCGACACTCGCGGCGCAGACCTTGCCCAAGGGCATGTCGTTCGAATGGACCGAACTGGCTTATGAACAGCAACAGGCGGGCAATACCGGGGCGCTGGTATTTGGGCTCGCCGTGTTGTTCGTGTTCCTGCTGCTCGCGGCGAATTACGAAAGCCTGGTGCTGCCGCTCGCGGTGATCCTGATCGTGCCGATGTGCCTGCTCGCGGCGATTGTCGGGGTGAACATCTTTGGCGGCGACAATAATATCCTCACCCAGATCGGGCTGGTCGTGCTGATCGGGCTGGCGGCGAAGAACGCGATCCTGATCGTTGAATTCGCGCGCCAGAACGAGGACGCGGGGATGGAGATGCACAAAGCGGCCGAACATGCCGCCGAGCAGCGTCTGCGCCCGATCGTGATGACCTCGATCGCCTTCATCCTCGGCGTATTGCCGCTGGTCATCGGCACCGGCCCGGGCGCCGAGATGCGCCAGGCGCTTGGCGTCGCGGTGTTCTTCGGCATGATCGGCGTGACGACATTCGGCCTGCTCTTCACGCCGAGCTTCTATATCATCAGTCGCAAGTTCGGCGACTGGACCAGCGCCAAGCTGCGCCGCAAGCCGAAGTCTGAAGCGGAGCTTGCACCAGCACCAACACCGGAGGGAGGCGCGGCATGA